In Clupea harengus chromosome 12, Ch_v2.0.2, whole genome shotgun sequence, the sequence GCCACTCTGCCACTCTAATAGCATCACTGCACTCATTACTGCACTGTTTACAGTACTTAACCGACCCTGTCATTTACACTATTCAGATTGTGCACAGACTGAACCGCCAACACTGTTCAAATAACATTACTGTGCATGTAACCCACTGCacatattcacatttacatttacatgtacatttagcagacgcttttatccaaacaaTCAAGCTaggagcaatagagacctagtgtaacaataaatactattttacataagaaatcaaaagaagtgcaggaatgtaactactgtaagtgcgagttaagcaTATGTTTACACTACATAACCAAATGTACATATATTGTTCATGTTGTACATACAACCTTACATTTGCACTCACTATTCTCCAACTCCACTTCTCCACTGTATATACGCATTTCAAATATTTCCATATATATTGTAACTCTCCACTGTGCATCACTGTGCATGGTGTAAGATATGGCATCACTTCTGTAGTACTAACCTTTTCCTGCACTTAATAACACTGTGTTTTTGCCTTTCTGGTCAGAagctaactgcatttcattggctcTGTACTCTTACACTGCACAATGGCAAAAGTTGAATCAAATAATGGAATATAATCTTCTTAAAGTCTATGTGTAATGACTATATACAACCCAAAGGACACCCTGGAATCAAATGAATGGGTTATCTCCTTGCTGAAAGTGTCTGCAATATATTTCATGCTGCTctcaaaaactaaaaaagaaaaggaaaactaCAACACAGGCTAATGAACAGCATGAAGCAATGTAGACCTCATTAATTTAAGACCTAATTCTGTAGTGTAGTGATCGTATCGGTAAATAGATATCACTCATTTACTGATCAGTCACCACACTTTGTCAAATGTTTCCACAGGCTTAGATCGCAGTGTGAATTTGGTATGCAAATAGAGATAAAAAGATTTTAAGAAATGCTTTTAGTTGTAACTGCTAGGAATATGGTTCTTCttcttgttattattattattgtggttGTTCCTCTATTATCAGACAACTGGTAACTAAGAAGTGAGTATGTCTCTATATGATAGAGACATACATTGCCTGGTCTTTCTCTTTTCAAGATATCTTTTGACTGATCCGTGATGTTTCAAGGACTATGGAAGGGCTGTGTGGAGAGGCGTCTTACTGCTTCGTTGTAGCACCTTATGAGAGGCGCGGCCTTGGTCTATTCACAGACCGTGCCACTGTATCACTGTCATCTCAAATAACATGGCCAGTATCCCCCTCTAGTGGCATAACACGTAATCTCTGAACCCCTTCTCGTTGGACCCACTCTATGTCATTGACCAGATATTCACAAAGGTTATGAAATTACTTTGGATCACTTTGTCATATCGTTCTTTACAGCTAGGTTTGGCTGCAGTTTCCAGTCCTAGGCCTAAGACCTTAAACACGTCGGTCTATGTTGCTAGCTCGATGGAATGAAGGGTGTCCTTTTTTTTGATAGATTAGGGCACAGTCTCCACTGTGTTGCTTGCTAAACTAGTAggttaaagaaaaaaatatatatgctgCTCATGAGCAACTGGGAGCTGGGAAAGTTCCGACCTCCAAGTGAAATACACCTGACCGCCTGTCGAACTCGTAACACCCCACTAGGAAAGTGGGAGGTTTTTGAGAGCTCCGAGAAGTAATTTTAAAGTCATTAGCAGTTTACTATTGTGTAACGAACGTAATATTAACCCTCTGGTTGGCCAGCCTATAACGTTACCTTACTGTCAATACCGTtgcctttttgttgtctttATGTGAACGCTCTGCACCTATGCGCTTAATGCTAAAGAAATTGGTTCCAATTAACGTTTTTCATTTAGACACTGGACCTTCGTAATTGAATCCATTGTTGTGAGCGAACAAATTGAATAGAGGGAGATGGGCCGATCAATCGGTTTTCAGCCGTTGTTGTAGCGGACAACTAAGACCTCAATTATATTGCCTGAGTGTCCCATTGGTAAGCCGTCATCCGCCCCTGTCTGTAAAGTGAACTCCACTTTGAAAGAGCCCGTTTGCAATGACTCTGAAGGTCAGCGGTTGACAGCGCACGTTTATGCCTGATtgtttattggtgtttttcAGTTTGAAAAGCAACAAAGTGGTTGTGTTCATAGGCCAATTTTTATGACTTTCACATCAAAGACACCAGGCCTGTGTCTATTATGTCTGACGCCAAGTGTCCTTTATTGAAACCCATTTCCGCCATCTTGTGGCCAATACGTTGACCATGGGCTCTGTCTTTCCACCTGACATTATTGGTTTCTGTTCTGTAGGCTACAACCGCCTTCACCAATGTTCTGTCATTGTGGCTAAATCAATGAACCAACATTAAGGTGTTACATACAGATGTCACAGCCTGCCCACAcgattattttgttattttggcAAATAATTGATGTGAAGTGGACCAATACTCAAATTAACAATAGGCTATGCAGATGTGAACAGTGTGCTTGACATCAAAAATACAAAACTAAAAtgaactgaaaaatgttttgtcccAATAATAACAGCTTTATTGAGATTTACCTTAATAAAGACACACAATTATAAGTTGTGAGTTAATGCAGGTTGGTAAATTCAAATAAAACAGTAAGTATAGTGATTGTTGACAGGAAGGGATTCAGATACAAAAATACAACATTGGACTTTATTTATGTAATACATACAATCAGCCTAaaatattatatgttatattataATTGAATATGTTATGCTTGGCTACAAGGAGGTGCTGTTTCCAAAGAAAACGTCTGAAACCACACAATGTCTGGTGCATCAAGGCAAGTCCTGGAGCTGGTATCTAGCTGGAGCTGCTTTCCCCTATTATCAAAGCCTGTAACAACAGGTCTGCCACCTGgagatataaacaaacaaaagaaaagtacAACTTTTAAAATCAAAGTCAGTCAAACCAACTAATAGATGTTTTTCTTCGCTCGTTTTAATGTTTAATTACACATGAAGCTGCTCTTACACATATTTATCATCGTAATCTTTATCATACAGTTGAGACCACATCAGCCTGAAGACTTTGCTTAATGGTTCTATGTGATGGCTTCTAAATGGCTGAATGTGTCTCAAGCCTCTCTCTTAGGTCTCCTTGCCCCCAAATTTCACTTTCATCACCCACCTCTTTTAGATGTCTGTGTAGCTCCCGTTGTTCCACCGTCCGCCTTCTTTcttccagaatgttctggaCTTGCTTTAAGGTTTGGCTTACTGGCACCTCATCCTGTTCTGGGGCCAGTAAGGTTCTGAACAAAACCCAGAAGGGAGAGGATGGCCCCAGTGTTCTGTCCAATTCTCTGCCTCCAGTTGGTGATGCAACAAACTGCCCcatgtctctgtccctctcctgaGACTCAATCAGATTATCTGTGCTCTTCTTGCCCATCAGGTGCCCTGAGAGAGGCAAAATAGACAGGGAAATAAgtacagaacaaaacaaatgccAGAGTGCTGTCTGGATATACTTATAGCACATTAGCTGAAAGTATGCTTTATGTACGTACCATATACACTCTACAGGGGACTGTGCAGACATTAAGGTAAAGGCACAATATGCTTTTAGGACTACATCAATGCTGTCATTAAAATGGTACAAATTCTTTAGATTCTAATGCTGATTAGATTACTGTCTTTGTTTCAGGTGACTTTTGCATTTCTGGGCCAGAGAAACAAATTACTAAATGACCACAACACAAATGATGAAAGGACAAACACAAATGACTAAAACAAAGAAACCATGCTGAATTTCATTATTTGAAGATGTGCAGAACTGTAGATAACTCAAACTACACTCAGAACTATGAACCAGTAAGTGATTGTAGCATCTTTTATCCCTGTCAGCTAAAATACCAGACGATCCGTCCACATCAGTATCTATGTAAGTGTGTTCCCTGATATATCAGCAACATAATCCAATGTCACTCTATATCCTCACTCTATCCACAGGTAACAAGCACTTGGGAAAAGCCTGATACACTACATTTGTCCACTTTAATATCACGTGTTTGTTAGTTGTATTATCTGCTTTCACAgtttaatgtatgcatttattgTATTGAGCTTGTCAAAACAACATCACATTGCAACATCCCATAACATATCGAGAAACGTGTCATGAACATGTGATTCACTTCTAATAAATTAAACAACTGATGGTTGATTAAGACTTACTCTTCAAAGTTAGACTCAAGCCAAGTGCCAAATATACTTGATTTGGCAATCACTGTCTTATTTTTACAAACTACAAACAAACGTGTTTAAAACAGTAGATCGTGGAAAATGAGTCATTACAGTTCAAAGCTGTGATAGACATACACGAATAAGTAGTAGATGTCAGAGTGAAACAATCGTCTCTCACCTACTGCCCAGTGGTTCCCACGTGGATACATCTTTCCAGCATTATCTAACTGATCCTCGCAGACGACGGACGTTAAAATGATGAATAATGCGATAAGGTCTCTGCATCTCCAGGGAAGGCACATCGCCTTAAAACAGTGAGAAATATCTTAAATTGCCTCAGAAAAATCAGTATTCCGTTGTTTTGGTCAACTCTTGTCTTTGTGCAAAAAAAGTATGTGATCAATCGTCATAGTCAGTTAATTTATACCACGCCGTGACGAAATCCAAAGAATAAGTGAGCAATTCTGACGTTTGGTTTGTTTATTAAATGATAATGCCAGTTCAAATAGAGTCTGAACGCCTTAAAACGATCCCCTCCTACGATCCTCAACCGGAGGCTTTACGTCAGCGTTGTTTGAGAATTAAAGTAGGCTGCTGAGAAGCAATTTAAATTGACATAGGCCTACTGAAAGAGTCTATCATTATTCGGCAGAGcaaattaatttcattaatTATGACGAGGGTTCCTTCCTCCAGTCAGCTGGATAAAACAAGTTATTTGCCCTTCGCTTTTGATTCAGATGTTTGACAGTGATCTGCTCAATAAGGATTTGGTTGGGGTTTTTTggggttgttttttttagtttaattCTTATTTTCCTATCCGGCCGAAAACAATCACGGCCTTAGCATACATCTGATTTATAGTTTTTTAGGCAACttacacctggcattaacatGCGTCTCGTATCTAGACATGCCTTTAACCTGATTACATTTACACCTAGTATGAATATGTGTATCCGGTGTCCACATTGAGATCCATACGCTGTTTCCAGACCATGTCACATCCTCAACGCTTTGGCGTGGcccccaaaacaacaacaataacaacaaagatAGAGGAAGAAGAATATACGTTGATGGTAGCCATCCGTAAAGCTGCGTTATTGTGTTCGCTTGTTTTTTGAAACTGCTGGTTTGGAACAGTCGCGCGTGCATTTCATATTTCCGCCCATATTTGTTGTATGTGAACTGTCCACATAATTGCATTTACACTTGTATTCAAAATCCGTCCTCAATGCGTCTTGGGTGCATATACACCTGTACTTTTATGTTGTCAAGCATTATCCGATTGCAATCAGATCACCCAAAACGCATTTTCATACCAGGTGTAAACAGCCTCATGGAGCGATTGTATCTAGATATAACTTTAACCAGATTACATTTCAACCTGGTATTAATGGGGCGttttacacctggcattaaaatgtatttcaagTCACTTTAATACCTGAGTTATCATATCTAAGTCATCTTCATTAAAGCAATAATTACCTGAGGGGCAAACCGGAAGACAGGATATAGACTTGCATACTAACATATGCAACATAGCCTACACCTCTCTTCTCTATGTACTTCACTAATTCAAGCATGTGCCTTATAGGCTACCTCTTCTCATTGAGTGTCATTGAGGACACCCAGATAACAAGCATGTATCGCTCCACAGGTGGATTTTGGTTGGCACCCCACTGGGGCTATGCCACTTCTGGTCTGCTCTcagaccaccatcatctttagtcTGGGCGTGGATATCAAGAACATAACGTAAAATGTTATACATTCCTGGAATTTTTACATCATGTCCTTGGCATAGTGTATTTAATATATAAGCCACTAAATAGAAGAAGTTCATGGTAGCCGACTAGTCCACCGGTGGATTTTGGTGGGCACCCCACTGGTGCCATGCCACTTCCAAGAgcagaccaccatcatcttAACTATGTGTGGATATtaacaaaataacataaaatgttagCAACCCCTGGAATCTCtaaatcatatccttggcatagtctttttaaaatatcagccactAAACAGCAGTTCACATAGTTTAGAAGGCTCTCAAGGTACAACATTACTTGGTCAATAAAAGACTAATGTTCCGCACTATTAACACCTAGAAACAAATGCAAGGGTTGGTTAAAATGACTGAAGAAGTATATGAgtaaggacatttttttttgtaaagtgaGTGGCAAAACAGTGGCTAGCTAGCCTCTTTCACTTAGACTTTAGATACACTTGCCAGTTGCAACCGACTGTATATAATGCGTGTTACAATTGTCCCCAGCCGACCTCTCCTCTATATGATGAGATGGTTGGAATAAAACACATTGTATGCAGCTAATAACACTAGCATCTAGATAGGAATGTACTGATCACAACCACCTGTTACTTGTGTTACTTGAGTTTCAAAACTCACAGATAACGTGTGATGCCATCACCATGTTGCGTGTCACACATCGTTGCATTACGTTAGACACGAGCTGAGAAATTAAGCATTAGGCTAACTCCCCTAGTACTATTAGCAATGACTCGATTTTCAGTAGGTCCTATTCAAACAGTAAGTCCTATTCTATTCAGGTAGGCCTATCTCATGATGAAATAACATGGCATGACGTGAAATGTTTGGAGATAAGTCTGAAAACATTATGAAACCATTGTTACTCTAGTATGCAAAATAAAACTCTAAGAAATGTAAAGTGAGTGTATAGATTCATTTATTATCTAAATTGCACTATAGGCTACTACTTCATCAAAACCTGAGAAATGCCCGGTTTCAATAATCACAATACAAATTGCGAATTACAGTAACAACActagagcacatacacacataaaactaCAGAACATTGTGAGTATTCAAAACAAACTAACAGGAGACATATAGGCCTACAGCTTTAATCTACCCTGTGCTTCAAATgcaccaccagagggcagcaTTTCAAATGTTTGATACTATGAAAATTAAGAAACCGTGCTGAGGTCAGAATTGTGCAGCAGGAAAATGTTATGCAAACAATTATATTGTGCGTGAATCGGAGGTCAACTCAAATAACCTAACATAAGTTAAATCAATGACTTTGTCTTACCAGATACGTATACGTAGGCCTTCCTATATTTGAATATATTTGGTTGATTCTAACTGGCACCGAATTCTGGAATCTACTGGAAGGTACTGCCACAGTTAACTGTTGATGACATGATTTATTTCAGATTGGCCAACACGAAATTGATTGGCATGATGACAGAATAAAAATGGAGCAGAGTGCAGCCCAGGCTGGATAGTCAAATGTCTATGCTACAATCATTTCAGCATGTCTTCAGTGAAAGGTAGCCTAGATGCTCATGGATGGCTTGATGTGTCATATTCACAATACCCCCCTGAGTGCAGAGATATAATTTGAAGACCTCTTTGGCATTCTGGCAGCTTTCAACAGAAAGTGTCAATTAGCCTACCTCTTACACTTTTATCTTTAGAATTATTGAATCTCATGATTGCTGTCATATAATTGTGCAATAATAGTGAGAAGCGTTCATTTTCATGGACTTTGAAAGCCACTTTCAGAGACAGGTGAAATGGTGGTTTATGAAAATTCTGTCTTGGACTACCAAAGGGCAAATAATTTCATGATAATGAGTTCATGATTTAAAGACGCCTACCATTGTAGTTGTTCTGGACTATCAGTACAATAGGCTTGAAAGTGATATTTATGTAGCATTAATCTAATTCTATCAAAGCACCAACAGACACTTGATGGTTGCTTTATCCAAACTTTGGCATTTATTTGCGTAGGCTACATCCAGCCTATGGATAGATCTACACGTAAGAAACTGTTCTTGAGTGACACATTCGATTGCAAAACAGTTGCCAAGGCTAATGACAAATATTGAACTTCTTAGTACAGTATAATTCTGTCCAATTCATTGTTGCAGAGATCATTGGAGGATCATACACATAACAGCAGCTTCCTGGTAAACTAAGCTACTAAAATTTGAATTCAGGCCTGTTCTTATCACTGCTTAGAGCTATGGTAAGTCTGTGAGCTATGAGAAGTCCAGTTCTGACacgtacaaaaataaaataagtcaTAAGAGCAACCTAGTTATTTTGTATTTGAATTCATCAGCCAAAGTTTCGTACGTGGAATATGAATAAACCCCTGTTCTGAACAAAGGCTTATGAGGAAATCAGTACCACAAATCAGGCTTTCATCATCGACATAATTCCTGTCAGTCCTCAGAGAAATATGAGAATCAATGTGACCGGAGCATGATGTGAACGTTGCCCTATACTTCTCCAATATTTCTCAATAAATTAAATCTGTTGATTTCATACAAATTAGTATTTTAGGGTTATCACATGGCAGAGTGTAACAAGCTAGCTCTAACAATGCAAGCTGTTGGATATGTATAGCCAGGGATGGTCGCTTAGCCAAACACTGGACCGCGGAGACTGCTGGGTAAGTGTGCCCGTACTCTCCCCTGACCATTTTCTGCTTACTGTTCGCTTACGAATAGTAAACTTCCATGTTTTGTCGAGCCAGATATTTAGACGCATGAGTTTATCGACGGTAATTAGTCGGCATATTGACAGAACGACACGTTTGGGCAATGACCAAAGGCTGCTGTTCACCACCGAGCCGCGGTGGCTCATGGGATAGACAATCTAAGGTTTTTGTCATATTTACCGTTTAAAAAGTCGAAACATTACGTACATTCCTAATCAAACGCGTAGAAtaaactgtctgtctgttactATGATGTTATGCGATATATTCCATAATCTAGATACAGAAATCACTGAAGAGAAATTTTAGCGAAAGGAATTCTGGGAAAGGAAGATAGCATCTGCAAAGCCAGCTGTACCGCAACTGGGCTACTACTGCGTTAGGGACTATATAATCAAGAAAACACCCTCTGGATGCCTAAGAATTTAACATACGTTTTACGTGTATGGTGATTGACAATCAaaagtaataaataataaaatgtatggGATATTAGTTTCACTCCGCATCCAGAATCAATACGACAAATGTAATCACGTGACCACCTGAACATCTTGGGGGTGGGCAGCACTCAATGTCTTGCTGCTGCTAGTGGCGACAGTGAGAGCAAATCATTCTGCCGTCTCACAGGCCGTGCATccatctttacatttttttcagaGCTTTTTTGACAGCCAAGAGATGTATCCATTTTG encodes:
- the LOC116222932 gene encoding gastrin-releasing peptide, whose product is MCLPWRCRDLIALFIILTSVVCEDQLDNAGKMYPRGNHWAVGHLMGKKSTDNLIESQERDRDMGQFVASPTGGRELDRTLGPSSPFWVLFRTLLAPEQDEVPVSQTLKQVQNILEERRRTVEQRELHRHLKEVADLLLQALIIGESSSS